Proteins co-encoded in one Pelodiscus sinensis isolate JC-2024 chromosome 9, ASM4963464v1, whole genome shotgun sequence genomic window:
- the LPAR3 gene encoding lysophosphatidic acid receptor 3 isoform X1, whose product MNECHYDKRMDFFYNMSNTDTADEWSGTNLVIVLCFGTFFCLFIFISNSLVIAAVVKNKRFHFPFYYLLANLAAADFFAGIAYVYLMFNTGPVSKTLTVNRWFLRQGLLDTSLTASLVNLFVIAVERHMSVVRMRVHSNLTKKRVTFLILLIWVIAIFMGAVPTLGWNCLCNISTCSSLAPIYSRSYLIFWTVSNLVVFIIMVAVYLRIYMYVQRKTNVLSPHTSGSISRRRTPMKLMKTVTTVLGAFVVCWTPGLVVLLLDGLNCTHCGVQHVKRWFLLLALLNSVMNPVIYSYKDDEMYNTMRRIICCFSDDKSQDRRSSRIPSTVLSRSTDTTGQYIEDGIIQGTISGKGNS is encoded by the exons ATGAACGAATGCCACTATGATAAACGTATGGACTTTTTTTATAACATGAGCAACACTGACACAGCAGATGAGTGGTCTGGGACAAATCTTgttattgttttatgttttgggACATTCTTCTgcctgtttatttttatttcaaattcacTGGTCATAGCAGCTGTGGTCAAAAACAAAAGATTTCATTTTCCCTTCTATTATCTGCTGGCCAATCTAGCTGCTGCAGACTTTTTTGCTGGTATTGCCTATGTATACTTGATGTTCAACACTGGCCCAGTGTCTAAAACGTTAACTGTTAACCGATGGTTTTTGCGTCAGGGGCTTCTGGACACCAGCCTGACAGCTTCTCTGGTTAATTTATTTGTGATAGCTGTTGAACGACACATGTCAGTAGTACGGATGAGAGTTCACAGTAACCTCACAAAGAAAAGAgtcacttttttaattttattgatCTGGGTCATTGCTATTTTTATGGGGGCTGTGCCTACTTTGGGTTGGAACTGCCTTTGCAATATCTCAACCTGTTCTTCCTTGGCACCTATttatagcagaagttatctgatattctggactgtctccaatctAGTTGTTTTCATCATTATGGTGGCGGTTTACCTAAGAATCTACATGTACGTCCAGAGGAAAACTAATGTCTTATCTCCACACACTAGTGGATCCATCAGCCGTAGGAGGACACCAATGAAGCTTATGAAGACAGTCACAACTGTCCTAG GTGCATTTGTTGTCTGTTGGACCCCTGGGTTGGTAGTTCTGCTGCTTGATGGTCTGAACTGCACCCATTGTGGGGTTCAGCATGTGAAACGATggttcctcctcctggccttgctCAACTCTGTCATGAACCCAGTCATTTACTCATACAAAGATGATGAAATGTACAACACCATGAGACGGATCATATGCTGCTTTTCTGATGATAAAAGCCAGGACAGACGATCTTCAAGGATTCCTTCAACAGTGCTCAGCAGGAGCACAGATACTACTGGTCAATATATTGAAGATGGCATTATTCAAGGGACTATCAGTGGCAAAGGAAACTCATGA
- the LPAR3 gene encoding lysophosphatidic acid receptor 3 isoform X2, which yields MNECHYDKLVFIIMVAVYLRIYMYVQRKTNVLSPHTSGSISRRRTPMKLMKTVTTVLGAFVVCWTPGLVVLLLDGLNCTHCGVQHVKRWFLLLALLNSVMNPVIYSYKDDEMYNTMRRIICCFSDDKSQDRRSSRIPSTVLSRSTDTTGQYIEDGIIQGTISGKGNS from the exons ATGAACGAATGCCACTATGATAAAC TTGTTTTCATCATTATGGTGGCGGTTTACCTAAGAATCTACATGTACGTCCAGAGGAAAACTAATGTCTTATCTCCACACACTAGTGGATCCATCAGCCGTAGGAGGACACCAATGAAGCTTATGAAGACAGTCACAACTGTCCTAG GTGCATTTGTTGTCTGTTGGACCCCTGGGTTGGTAGTTCTGCTGCTTGATGGTCTGAACTGCACCCATTGTGGGGTTCAGCATGTGAAACGATggttcctcctcctggccttgctCAACTCTGTCATGAACCCAGTCATTTACTCATACAAAGATGATGAAATGTACAACACCATGAGACGGATCATATGCTGCTTTTCTGATGATAAAAGCCAGGACAGACGATCTTCAAGGATTCCTTCAACAGTGCTCAGCAGGAGCACAGATACTACTGGTCAATATATTGAAGATGGCATTATTCAAGGGACTATCAGTGGCAAAGGAAACTCATGA